A genomic segment from Streptomyces antibioticus encodes:
- a CDS encoding RICIN domain-containing protein: protein MPAILVAVSTPASASDNILWRNKQTGGCLRVWNTANVDTSAGALVHCVDVPKGVSIRWDDSQESLENPNGAWKITTRNTFFEGRCLTSWYADGSGVGKVYIEPCDRKANYYQQWYENWKGDGMQIVNRQTGLCLDGDADGRVYTNTCNGSDWQIWK, encoded by the coding sequence GTGCCTGCAATTCTGGTGGCTGTCTCTACACCTGCGTCGGCATCCGACAATATCCTGTGGCGCAACAAGCAGACGGGCGGGTGTCTCCGAGTCTGGAACACCGCCAACGTCGACACCAGCGCCGGGGCCTTGGTTCATTGCGTCGACGTCCCCAAGGGAGTCAGCATCAGATGGGACGATTCACAGGAAAGTCTTGAGAACCCGAACGGCGCCTGGAAGATCACGACCAGGAACACGTTTTTCGAAGGCCGCTGCCTTACCAGCTGGTACGCCGACGGGAGCGGAGTGGGCAAGGTCTACATCGAGCCCTGCGACCGCAAGGCGAATTACTATCAGCAGTGGTATGAGAACTGGAAGGGCGACGGCATGCAGATCGTCAACCGGCAGACCGGTCTGTGTCTCGACGGTGACGCCGATGGCCGCGTCTACACCAACACATGCAACGGCAGCGACTGGCAGATCTGGAAGTAG